Genomic DNA from Corticium candelabrum chromosome 5, ooCorCand1.1, whole genome shotgun sequence:
ttacttAATGTAATCTATTTGCCTTCATTCTCTGTTTCATTTCCACATATTGCTGCAAGTCTTCCTTGCTGACTGATGGCTGCAAGTTTTTCAAAGCAATCATAAAGTCACTCTCGGAAACAATGATTGGTTCCTCATCTTCTTCCCCTTCTTGTGATTCTATTACAAACATGGAAATAGAAATGTTaaaactcacacaaacacatatcGGCCTGTTCACACACAGCTACATGTTATGACCTTCAAATTCTTCGATTTTCCTTTTCATAGCATTGAGCACTGCATCAGAACAGAGGGCATAGAAATCAGCACCTGTGAGGTTCATTGGGCACAATTTGACAAACTCAGTGAGATCAAAACTCTCCTCGATATTAAATCTACAAAACCACAACCTAATTGACACTACAATCTCCACGAACAATGTCACCACGTTACTTCCTAGTCAATGCAATTAGAATACTGAGCTGTGCCTTGTAAGAGTCTGGTACTCCCAGGTAAATGAGGCAGTCAAACCTACACGGATCAGGTAAACAACAATTGTCCACTCACATagttacaacaacaacaacaacaacaacaataataataataataacaaaccaaccaaccaacagcaagaacaacaactcaacaacacaatgcaCATTTGCGTCATTTGTAACTGACCTTCCAGGTCTCAAGAGTGCGGGATCAATGAGATCCGGTCGATTTGTTGCACCAATCACAAACACGTCCTCCACCTTGTCAATGCCATCCAACTCAGTCAACAGTTGAGAAACGACTCTGTCATTGAGACCAACTTCAAGTGACATTTCACAAGACACTAACAAAAACATTACCTATCCATCACTCCACCTGAATCTCCACTTCTTCCTCTGTTGGGAGCCAACGAATCCAATTCATCAAAAAAGATTACACAAGGTCTAGCATCACGAGCTCGACCAAACACTACAACAGCAAGTAACAGTAATAAAAACAACACCGACTCATAGCACACAAAAACTAGCAATGAAATATGCAACTTTACCTTCTCTAACATTCTGTTCACTCTGACCAACATACATATTGAGAAGTTCCGGACCTTTGACActgcacacagacaaaccattACTCAATACAGCACTGATACTACACACAACTTAGCTAGCTATtgatttataatttaataCATTAAATGCATGTTTGTTATTCCCTCTATTCCTGATATCAATAGTAATAAAGTCATTCGGAACAAGGAGCATACGGTCAAACAACATAGCAGCGTTCCGCAAACATCAAGCTACATTGTAATTAAATCGTAAATTCCCACACCTGAGAAAGTTGAGAGAACACTCGGTTGCAACAGCCTTCGCCAGTAAAGTCTTTCCACAGCCTGGAGGTCCATACAAGAGAACACCTTGACATTATACAACACATCAGAGTCTAGAACAACCTTGGCTTACTCCCCATACTAAATACCTGATCTCCTGAGGCTTTTAGCAAACAACTCAGGGTGATCCAATGGAAGCTGTATTGTCTCAAAGATTTCTTGTTTTGCCTCGGCCAAACCACCGACATCATCCCACGACACGGTTGGCACCTTCATGCAACAAACACGTTTCCTAACATAAAACCTTGCTAATTCTGTTTAGTACTAACTTTAGGGGCCCCAATTGCATCAGAATGGGCTGCCTGCAATAAGCTCAGAGCTTCTTCAAAGTCTCGCATTCTAAGTTTTGCCTTCGCACTACAAATAGATTCTTCATGACTGCAGGAAAGTCCTTCAGTTCGTGACTCGACACTCAAGAGTCCTCCTTTGGTCTCTGGCCTGACACTAAACGATGGCCCACTGCACACATATTTAATACACCAATTAAATGTTGCTGAACTAGTTAATTTAAAGATATTTGGGCACCATTCTTTGGTTAAACGCTGATATGCAGCACGTGTTGCATGAGAATAGAGAGAAAATAGATCTCCGAGTACCATGCCCTACACAACCATCGTAAGAAACCAAATGCAAAATTACCCACATGTATCTCACAGCAGTGTGCTGAGCAAGTTCAGTTAGAGACACATCTAGCAGACATAACAAAggacacattaattaacaataaaattcaTTGACATCTGACAATCTAGCTGGCAAGTACCGTCCAACAATTGGAAATTGGTATGTAACTGAAGTAACTACTACAATAACTGTGAATTTGACAAAACCTTTATGAAGAGGTACACGACTTGCAAGAGCCATCAGCATATCTCCTCTTTCGTCGGCATTAGGAGCCTATACAACCACAACCAAAtttgaacaacaaacaaagacaaacaaacaagcggGTATTTTGACAGATGAGAAAAAACAAACTAGTGAACAAACACACCGATCTAATGTAAAACCAACATGAatgtagacaaacaattagatacacaagcaaacagactgatTACACTATTGTGCCTCtattcaaacaaacagacaaactttttaaattaatgaTGCATCTCCACTTGTTGTGCTCTAAACTGGTTTAACATAATACATATTTAAACCTAAAGAAGGGTCTCAACTTACAACTTTAGTCCCAGACATTGATATAGTCTTCCAGGATGTTTTCGTTTGTCATGTCACAGAACATACGTACGTGTAAGGTTGGACCAACTAAATTATTTGATGATCAAATATTTGGACATAAAACCTGGACAGACCAAAAGAAATTAAAAGTAATGACCGTGTCacattttgagcatgtgcagttttcattgcactgcatacaaatTTGAGATGACAAAACGaacactaaaacaaaagaAGCTGATACCAAGCAAAACACGGTAACAGTCGCTGGACCACATGCATTATCAACACTTGTGGAGTCATTGATATGTAATTGTAGGATATATAGACTAAcaagtcattttacagcaagcataatatcactgcgcatgctcacatcaatttttattttgatCAAGCTCATGAGCATCGAGAATTCTGGCCTAAACGTGGTAGACAATGCATTGGATTGCATCAAAACAATGATAGAAGAAACAGTGACGTCACTGATGTACAGTAGGAAAGAAAAATTCTTAGGGAAGTAGGCACCGTTTACCTGCATGAAcccaggaagagaccacgaCTCCTTAAACATTCGGAACCAAAATGAAACCTGAAAAGGATTGAGAAAACGGGCAGAAACTGTCCAATTTGGAATGATGCGTCTACGGTAATGGAAGACAACTGGTTTTCATACCAGAAATGAGTTTATATTATTCAAGCATCCTCCAAAGAACAAGGAATAGAGTAAGAAACAAGACAAATGCATCAAGGTCCATCTTGAGTGGCACATGTTAgcatcacgtgacagtaaAGTAAACCTAAACAATTTAAGTTAAATGACCTCTGATCTAGATTCAGTTAAACAGGTCTAAAGCCCGCAGGCTCAAACATATTTATACTTAAAAACTGTTTAACATGTTTAAGTTCTAGTGGAGACATTGCACACCCTGAGACaaaaaaaaaacagacaaagaaacaactcAAATCTATAGAAGGATAAGGAAACTTTCAAACAAAAACTAACCACAAAGCAATTGTATATGGATACTAAACGATCGTACCTCCATTTTGACCTCGTGTAGAAACAAGCTATGCATGTCTACAGATATAGCCGTTGGATTACAAGATGCTGCGATCACAATCACTGGCCATCGTCTTTGAAAGCAATTCAAACACAATTCCATGTAATTAAAACTAACTggcacaacaaacaaagtcCGACTTCAATGTACACACACCTGCATGTTTCCAATGCTTTCAAGTTTGCTTCCAAAACCGTTGCGATTCGTGGCTCTGTTAATAAAAATTACGTCACAATGTTGTGAGTAACATTCACACTTCACTTGCCATCAGTTAATCCCGTTCTATCTTTTCCTAAAGCCTCAAAGTTACTCAGCAAGAGAACGCATGGTGCACAAAGTGCGGCTATCACCATAAGACAACTGAGTGACGAACTAAAAATTATTAGTAAATAAAAACCTCACCCCGAAAGAAAAGAGCTGACAGTTTCGCTTCCGTAGCAGCTGGTGTGTCACAGCAGTACTCATAGCAGTCCGCCTAATTACACACTAACTCTGTTGGCGTCACAATCAGGAAACTGTTGCCACGTACTTCCACAGCATGCATGTTGAGACCTCTGACTATAGCTTTAACTACAGTACCCATCCCGACACCAAGAGGTCCCATCATCAATATGTTACAATGGATAGGCTTTGAGTTTGctctacaaacaaacaccactcacacaacaaacatcatCGAAGCTACAACTGACATACAGCTGCAACATCGACGGCCGAATTATGTCTCTAATTTCACAGACTACTCTCTGCAGCCCTTCTGGTTCATCATCATGCCAAAGGTCTAACAAAAAGACAACAGTGTGGCTCATAGATAGCTCACACAACAAAACTGTATCACAAACATGCCTGGAGGATCATAGCACGACCAACTTTCATTCTCTGGAGGACACAAATAACAGTCCATTGACACAGGAATGTAACTATAGGTGGGTTTAGTCtcctacaacaaacacttgTTTGTGACAATGTTTCAACTGAATGAGTAATCGTGTTTCACCAGCTTGAAATCACATGCATTGTCCACAAAATACGTTGTAAAGCCACCTGTAACAGGAGCAATGCCttgaacttgaaaatagaCTAGATTTCTACACATGGTAATGAGAGCAACATAAAGCAAGTTTATAAAaacaagacaagaaagcaGCAAACCCTGCATAATGCTGCGCACTGTCATAAATACTGTTCCTCTCTAGAAACACAAATCATCTTATCACAAAATCCATCGTACAAGGTAATgaatacaataattttaattaattaaataatttggATGTAAATCTAGTATTGCCACTAGAAGGTATTGCCACTAGGCAATCTCTAATACCTGCACAATACAATAATAGCTGGTGTTAGAGTGAAAGTAGTTAGTGCAATTAGCATTACTAAACAGCTGTACATCACCAACAACTGCCTTGACAGTGATGAACACCTTCACACAGCATTCGCTTTCTGAAATCCTCAAGCCTTTAATTTCTATGTAAAGCCCTATCGCATGCGGCCACATTGATAATA
This window encodes:
- the LOC134180496 gene encoding peroxisomal ATPase PEX6-like, which encodes MEGVPIEQIGLTRVVLSKPTHIAPDSLAYMLKLALEKGCKVHAECQERLCVDYSQNEKDVALDGLAAVHVVDCEPVDKGILCLNTEVRVIDINAETEKERSRPGDVDSVKTYSSVSSSSFCSASSYDRRQSSVCRLPCSLKPWRIYGLTKAMKQHLTDELKVKADSCHVVGLRQHTLERLGLEAGSWVVISATTITNETPCNSFASVKEEDPRSEYTEPAEYTEQTRDDMTSKHFVQVFSIQKFVPSQDQAVKRYRSRSTTARNSITGDLLAVGDDIIYLNAYLYFNMTSAFPAILDKFRVIVEDARSVITPGFEHVIPPKATEVHYVLVRAPNSDITTDYSEHVKAFFKTQRMLNQGDVFCVPVKERNSIYDSAQHYAGNLVYFQVQGIAPVTGGFTTYFVDNACDFKLETKPTYSYIPVSMDCYLCPPENESWSCYDPPDLWHDDEPEGLQRVVCEIRDIIRPSMLQLANSKPIHCNILMMGPLGVGMGTVVKAIVRGLNMHAVEADCYEYCCDTPAATEAKLSALFFRAALCAPCVLLLSNFEALGKDRTGLTDEPRIATVLEANLKALETCRRWPVIVIAASCNPTAISVDMHSLFLHEVKMEAPNADERGDMLMALASRVPLHKDVSLTELAQHTAGMVLGDLFSLYSHATRAAYQRLTKECGPSFSVRPETKGGLLSVESRTEGLSCSHEESICSAKAKLRMRDFEEALSLLQAAHSDAIGAPKVPTVSWDDVGGLAEAKQEIFETIQLPLDHPELFAKSLRRSGVLLYGPPGCGKTLLAKAVATECSLNFLSVKGPELLNMYVGQSEQNVREVFGRARDARPCVIFFDELDSLAPNRGRSGDSGGVMDRVVSQLLTELDGIDKVEDVFVIGATNRPDLIDPALLRPGRFDCLIYLGVPDSYKAQLSILIALTRKFNIEESFDLTEFVKLCPMNLTGADFYALCSDAVLNAMKRKIEEFEESQEGEEDEEPIIVSESDFMIALKNLQPSVSKEDLQQYVEMKQRMKANRLH